The following coding sequences are from one Vulpes vulpes isolate BD-2025 chromosome 12, VulVul3, whole genome shotgun sequence window:
- the IL9 gene encoding interleukin-9, whose amino-acid sequence MLLSTVLASVLLLCSVASQECFSFMGISDVRYLIDKVQKHPPSSCSCSANVTDCLCLPIPSDNCTTPCFQEGLSQLINSTVGARYLLIFNRVKRTVQDLKNKCKYFSCEQPCNQTTTGNTLTFLRSLQEIFQKKKGVTV is encoded by the exons ATGCTCCTGTCCACAGTCCTTGCCTCTGTTCTGCTCCTCTGCTCTGTGGCCAGCCAGGAGTGTTTTAGCTTTATGGGGATCAGTGATGTCAGGTACCTCATTGACAAAGTGCAG AAACATCCCCCTTCAAGCTGCAGCTGCAGCGCCAAT GTGACCGACTGTTTGTGTCTGCCCATTCCTTCT GACAACTGCACCACACCATGCTTCCAAGAGGGTCTGTCCCAGTTGATCAACTCCACAGTGGGAGCAAGATACCTTCTGATTTTCAATCGAGTAAAAAGAACAGTCCAAGACCTAAAGAACAAGTGCAAg TATTTCTCCTGTGAACAGCCATGTAACCAAACCACAACAGGCAACACGCTGACGTTTCTGAGGAGTCTCCAggaaattttccagaaaaaaaagggagTCACAGTATGA